AAGTTCCTCCTTTGAGGCCAGCAGCACCCgagggagggcaggggctgcACGGAGACCAGAGAAAGGAAAACCCCACAGAAGAAAACTCAAAGCTTCAGTCCACGCGTGTCTGCTGAACGAGCGAACGGGCCCAAAGGCTCTTCTCTACAAACGGCACGCATCCATCCGACAGGGGGCCGCAGGACGTGGCCGGGGCTGTCTGCGTCTGTGCAGCCCACGCCAGCGCAGCCCGGGGCCCTCTCAGACCTCACCACACGCGTGCCAAGCACATGTGTGCACACGCAGATGCAGGAGAGGACACACACCACCGTCTTTTTGCACACGTGCGCCCCTGTCCAGCCCGGGTGGCTCATCTCTCCTTCACGTGGTTCTGTGCTCCCGGGCCCCCGCTGCCGGCCCCATCCCCGCTGCCCCCACTGTGGACCCCGCCGGCCCCGCTGCATAGCACCTCGGTGAGGTCGTCCATGATGGCGGTCTCTTTGGGGTCCAGCAGGTTGAACTCCCGAGCAAAGAGGATGAAGTGGACGTAGAGCGTGTTCAAGTGTCCGTGCAGCTCCAGGGCCAGCGTCTCCTTGAAGTGGGCCCAGTAGATGTGCGCCAGCACGTGGAACAGGTGTCTGCAGATCTTCCGCACCAGGGACTCAAAGGAGCTGGGGAATTCTCTGCCTGGGGGAGGCCACTGTGTCACAAGCTGCAGATGTCCCTTGGCCCCAACAGAGGCCAGGCCCCTGGCACCCATCCTGGTGGGTCGGGTGCCTGCCACCCACATCCTGACCCTGCCACCCTCGGGGCTACGAAGTCCCAACAGCAATAGCTTCTGCCCACCAGCAGGCACCACAGGGACTTGCCAACCCCAGGTCCGGGCTGCTGAGACCCCCCTGTGAGCTCAGGCTCCGGAGGCTGCACCTGCCCTGAGGGCTGGGCGCTCGCTGGGCCATCCTGGCCACCTCCTCAGGGAGGGGCCTGTGACTGGGCACTTGGGCCCccgtgtctccctgatggacacCTGGGGCCCTCTCTCGGGCCAGGATGGAGGTGGCAATGGTGGCACAGGCCTCTTCTGTTGTCCCCTGCTGTCCCTCTGGCAGCACGGGAGTGGCGTGGAGCCCCACCACATCCCACCAAAATCCGGACACAGGCTCCGCAGCTGATCCCCAGCCCAAGCCCCCACAAGGTGGACGGTGGTCTCTGCGTGAGCGGCACAGACCAAGAAGGGCCCAGAGCAGCGGCATGGCCCAGAGGGCCAGGGAGATGGCCCTCGACCCTGGCCGGGCTGACTCCTGCCCAAGGCTCCGGCCTCACCTCACAGCCCAGGGGACTCCATGCTaagcaggggctggggtggtgCAGCTGCCGCCCTCCATGCCTCTGCCCCTCGCAGCACAGAGGTTTGGTCCTGAATGCTCCCTGCACCCCCGCGAGGATGACCGCCCAGTGCTGGGGGAGACGAACCGTATTTTGTGGGGAACACGTCCTCATCCGTCACCAGCTTCTGCACGGAGCTCATGACGAAGTCAACGTACTGCGGGGCCGTGCACTTGACCTTCTTCCCCCGCTCATCATACCAGTAGTACTGTCTGTGGGGACAGAGACACGGTCAGGGCATGTGCCTGCTGCACACCCACCCAGCCAGCGAGTCCCTCCTGCTCAGG
This portion of the Macaca mulatta isolate MMU2019108-1 chromosome 14, T2T-MMU8v2.0, whole genome shotgun sequence genome encodes:
- the MOB2 gene encoding MOB kinase activator 2 isoform X1: MLGDHCSLPEDQALPSQSPQTGLCCKMVLQAVSKMLRKSKAKPNGKKPAAEERKAYLEPEHTKARITDFQFKELVVLPREIDLNEWLASNTTTFFHHINLQYSTISEFCTGEACQTMAVCNTQYYWYDERGKKVKCTAPQYVDFVMSSVQKLVTDEDVFPTKYGREFPSSFESLVRKICRHLFHVLAHIYWAHFKETLALELHGHLNTLYVHFILFAREFNLLDPKETAIMDDLTEVLCSGAGGVHSGGSGDGAGSGGPGAQNHVKER
- the MOB2 gene encoding MOB kinase activator 2 isoform X3; translation: MDWLMGKSKAKPNGKKPAAEERKAYLEPEHTKARITDFQFKELVVLPREIDLNEWLASNTTTFFHHINLQYSTISEFCTGEACQTMAVCNTQYYWYDERGKKVKCTAPQYVDFVMSSVQKLVTDEDVFPTKYGREFPSSFESLVRKICRHLFHVLAHIYWAHFKETLALELHGHLNTLYVHFILFAREFNLLDPKETAIMDDLTEVLCSGAGGVHSGGSGDGAGSGGPGAQNHVKER
- the MOB2 gene encoding MOB kinase activator 2 isoform X5, which codes for MAVCNTQYYWYDERGKKVKCTAPQYVDFVMSSVQKLVTDEDVFPTKYGREFPSSFESLVRKICRHLFHVLAHIYWAHFKETLALELHGHLNTLYVHFILFAREFNLLDPKETAIMDDLTEVLCSGAGGVHSGGSGDGAGSGGPGAQNHVKER
- the MOB2 gene encoding MOB kinase activator 2 isoform X2, encoding MKKDVQMAPSHGKEPLASTLGKSKAKPNGKKPAAEERKAYLEPEHTKARITDFQFKELVVLPREIDLNEWLASNTTTFFHHINLQYSTISEFCTGEACQTMAVCNTQYYWYDERGKKVKCTAPQYVDFVMSSVQKLVTDEDVFPTKYGREFPSSFESLVRKICRHLFHVLAHIYWAHFKETLALELHGHLNTLYVHFILFAREFNLLDPKETAIMDDLTEVLCSGAGGVHSGGSGDGAGSGGPGAQNHVKER